Proteins from one Patagioenas fasciata isolate bPatFas1 chromosome 6, bPatFas1.hap1, whole genome shotgun sequence genomic window:
- the HYI gene encoding putative hydroxypyruvate isomerase yields MSLRFAANLSWLFPELPALPARLEAAAAAGFGAVEAAWPAGCPAQALRAAAERAGVRIVLLNTPPGDPEKGEMGLAAVPGRQDAFRQGLAAAVQYSRAVGCPRIHLIAGRVPLGADRAAVAGEMETTFIENLRYASDLLAQEDMIGLVEPINNRITDPRYFLNTPHQAAAILEKVGRPNLKLQLDLFHCQIMDGNLSRNLETYFPLIGHIQIAQVPGRHEPNSPGELNFPYLFELLESLGYTGYVGCEYAPKGDTLEGLGWLRSYWESRGLQHSGISKAAD; encoded by the exons atGTCGCTGCGGTTCGCCGCCAACCTCTCCTGGCTGTTCCCGGAGCTCCCGGCGCTGCCGGCGCGgctggaggcggcggcggccgccgggtTCGGGGCGGTGGAGGCAGCCTGGCCGGCGGGCTGCCCGGCCCAGGCGCTGCGGGCCGCGGCAGAGCGGGCGGGGGTGCGGATCGTCCTGCTCAACACCCCTCCCG GGGACCCGGAGAAGGGAGAGATGGGGCTGGCGGCCGTGCCGGGGCGGCAGGACGCGTTCCGCCAGGGCCTGGCCGCGGCGGTGCAGTACTCCCGGGCGGTGGGCTGCCCCAG GATCCACCTGATAGCTGGGCGGGTTCCCCTGGGTGCAGACCGGGCAGCAGTGGCAGGTGAGATGGAAACCACCTTCATTGAGAATCTCAGATACGCTTCTGACCTCCTGGCCCAG GAAGACATGATTGGACTGGTGGAACCTATTAACAACCGCATCACTGACCCTCGCTACTTTCTGAACACCCCACACCAAG CTGCCGCCATCCTGGAGAAGGTAGGACGACCCAACCTGAAGCTGCAGCTG GACCTCTTTCACTGCCAGATCATGGACGGGAATTTGTCACGCAACCTGGAGACATACTTCCCACTCATCG GTCACATCCAGATTGCACAAGTGCCAGGGCGGCATGAGCCCAACAGTCCCGGGGAGCTGAACTTCCCCTACCTCTTTGAGCTCCTGGAGTCCCTTGGCTACACTGGCTATGTGGGGTGCGAGTATGCTCCAAAAG GAGATACGCTGGAAGGTCTGGGCTGGCTGCGTTCCTACTGGGAAAGCCGAGGCCTGCAGCACAGTGGGATCAGCAAGGCAGCAGATTAA